From Deltaproteobacteria bacterium:
TGAGTTTCACGGACAGTTTGTTAACTTCGATCCTATTTGGTGTTGGCCGAAACCCGTGCAAGCAAGTGGCCCGCCGGTGCTACTCGGGGTTGGCGCCACCAAGGGCATGCCCAAGCGTGTCGTCGAGTACGGCGATGGCTGGATGCCTGTCGACGGACTCGATGACGTTGCGGCTGGAGTCGCGGCAATCCGAGCAGAAGCGGCACGAGTGGGTCGCTCTTTTGCGGATTTCGATCTGAGCGTCCTCGCTGGCTATGGCATCTACGGAGCGGCTGGCACGGAAAGACGCATTACAGAATTAGCAGCGCTGGGCTTCACACGAATCCTCTTGGTGCTCGACGCCGTGACGCCGGATAAGCAGTGGCGCAGGTTAGAACAATTCGTGAGCTTGATGAAGCAGTGCCGCTAAGGGGTGCCAAGCGGGGTTCTCAAGGCTATTGTTGACAGGTTACGGTAACTTAAGGTACGGCTTCACGGGGTTATGTGAGATTTCCCAATCTTTCTACAGTCACAGGAGCATCAACATGGCAAATATATCACCGACCGCACCGACAGCGGCGAATGGCACCGTCGAAGAATTTGACGTGATTGTGATCGGTGCCGGCGTGTCTGGCTTGTATCAATTGTATCGTCTCCGCGAGTTAGGGCTTTCAGTCCGGCTCTACGATGACGCTGGCGGCGTGGGCGGCACCTGGTACTGGAACCGCTATCCAGGGTGCCGTTTCGATTCTGAGAGCGAAACGTACGGCTACTCGTGGTCCAAAGAACTGTTACAGGAATGGGACTGGAAGGAGCATTTCTCCGGCCAACCGGAAAATGAACGCTACCTGAATTATGTAGCCGACAAGTTCAATCTCCGACCCAATATTCAGCTCAATTCTCGGGTTACCTCAGCCGTCTTCAATGAAAAGACCAATCGCTGGGCGATTCAGTTAGAAAGTGGCCAACGGGCACGCGCGCAGTTTCTTATCGCTGCGGTGGGCGTCTTAACTGCCCGCTATACCCCTCCCTTTGCTGGGATCGAGAGCTTCAAAGGCGAGTCCTATCACACCTCGCGCTGGCCAAAGGAGAAAGCCCACTTCGCTGGCAAGCGCGTGGCGTGCATCGGTACCGGCGCTACGGCTGTACAGCTCATCCCAATCGTGGCCAGAGAATGTGGCCACCTCACCGTCTTCCAACGTACCGCCAATTACTGCGCGCCATTGCGGAACGGACTGGTGTCCGAGGAAACCCAACGTCAGTGGAAAGCCTCGTACGAAAAGATTCACAAAAAGTGCCGCGAAACCGCGACCGGGTTTACCCACGACTTTGACCCACGCAAAGCCCTAGAGGTCTCAAAAGACGAGCGACTCGTCCAGTATGAACGATTGTGGGCGCAACCCGGATTCTCAAAATGGTTGGCCAATTTCCGCGACATTATGACGAATAAAGAAGCCAACGAAGACTTTGCTGAGTTCGTGCGTAACAAGATCCGCGCCCGAGTCAAAGACCCGGTAGTTGCAGAAAAGCTAGTGCCTAAGGATCATCCCTTCGGCGCCAAACGCATTCCCTTAGAGACCGACTATTACGAAGCGTACAATCGTGACAACGTCATGCTCGTGGATATTAAAGAGACCCCGATCGAGTGCATCACTCCCACAGGAATCAAGACAAGTGATAAGGAGTACGAGTTTGATGTCATCATTTATGCGACAGGCTTTGATGCGTTCACCGGAGCGATGACACAGATCGATATTCGCGGCCTCGGCGGACAAACGATCAAGGACAAATGGGCTGACGGACCGAAAACCTTTCTTGGGCTGCAAATCGCCAATTTCCCGAATCTTTTCCTTGCTATCAGTACGGCGTTCGGCAACTATCCTGTCGCTGCCGAGATGATTGTCGAATGGATTACCGACTGTATTCGCCACGTGCGCGAGAAGGGCTATCAACGCATTGCGCCGACCCCAGAGGCCGAAGAGGCATGGGTAGACCACGCAGCGCAACTGGCAGAGAAGTCACTCTTTGCTTCAGGAAACTCTTGGTTTGTCGGTGCGAACATCCCAGGAAAGAAACGTGTATTTTTGCTCTACGCCAACACTGTCCCCGCCTATCGAAAAAAGTGTGCCGAAGTGGCAGCCAATGGATATGAGGGATGTGTGTTGCAATAGTCGTGTGCGCGCGGTTGGCAACGAGGAGGACGTGATGCGATTGCCGGACAAGATTGCTCTCATTACTGGTGCGGGTTCGGGCATTGGTGAAGCCACAGCCAGAACGTTTGCGCGCGAAGGGGCGACTGTCGTCGTGACCGATATCGACGATACCAATGGTCAACGCGTGGTCGAAGACATCCGACGCGCTGGTGGCCGCGCCGAATACTTTCACGCCGATGTCGGTAACACTACAGACATCGAACAAATGATTGCCTTTGCGACCTATCGCTTTGGTCGTCTCGATATTCTTCATAACAACGCCTTGTTCACGGTTGTTGGACGAATTGGCGATCTCACACTTGAGGGATGGAAAAAGACGCTGGACATCAGCCTGACCGGTTATTGGTATGCCATCAAGATGGCATTGCAGCCGATGCTCAAACAAGGCAAAGGCGCCATCATCAATACCGCTTCAGTTTCGGGGTTAGCCGGAGACTACACACTTGGTGTGTACAACGCCGTCAAAGCTGGCGTGGTGAACATTTCGCGGGTCACTGGCATTGAGTATGCCCGCAAAGGCATTCGTTGTAATGCCATTTGTCCAGGACCGATTCTGACACCACCGTTGCAACGCCTGGGGCAAAGCCACCCAGAGACATTTGCGCGTATCAAGGAGGCTATTCCCATGGGACGCTATGGCGAGCCGCAAGAAATCGCCAATGTCGCGTTATTCCTAGCATCGGATGAAGCCTCGTTTATCACCGGTGCCTTTATTGTTGCTGATGGTGGACTGTGGGCGCACTCTGGCATGCCGAGTCTCAGTGGCCAGGGGCCGGAGTGGTGAAGGAGAATAGAGGCTTCTTGAATTGGTTGTCGACGTGCGCTGCTCATACTTCGATCCTCCGACTAAGCTCAAGACGTCAACGCGAACGGGGATACGAACACGACGCTACCCCGTACACCCTGAGCTTGTCGAAGGGTGGCCTGGCTTCGGCTATTCCTCTCAACTGGGGTAGCGTGCGCTGTGCGCACGCTGCACGTGCCAGCTTTGCTTCCC
This genomic window contains:
- a CDS encoding NAD(P)/FAD-dependent oxidoreductase, coding for MANISPTAPTAANGTVEEFDVIVIGAGVSGLYQLYRLRELGLSVRLYDDAGGVGGTWYWNRYPGCRFDSESETYGYSWSKELLQEWDWKEHFSGQPENERYLNYVADKFNLRPNIQLNSRVTSAVFNEKTNRWAIQLESGQRARAQFLIAAVGVLTARYTPPFAGIESFKGESYHTSRWPKEKAHFAGKRVACIGTGATAVQLIPIVARECGHLTVFQRTANYCAPLRNGLVSEETQRQWKASYEKIHKKCRETATGFTHDFDPRKALEVSKDERLVQYERLWAQPGFSKWLANFRDIMTNKEANEDFAEFVRNKIRARVKDPVVAEKLVPKDHPFGAKRIPLETDYYEAYNRDNVMLVDIKETPIECITPTGIKTSDKEYEFDVIIYATGFDAFTGAMTQIDIRGLGGQTIKDKWADGPKTFLGLQIANFPNLFLAISTAFGNYPVAAEMIVEWITDCIRHVREKGYQRIAPTPEAEEAWVDHAAQLAEKSLFASGNSWFVGANIPGKKRVFLLYANTVPAYRKKCAEVAANGYEGCVLQ
- a CDS encoding SDR family oxidoreductase, producing the protein MDMRDVCCNSRVRAVGNEEDVMRLPDKIALITGAGSGIGEATARTFAREGATVVVTDIDDTNGQRVVEDIRRAGGRAEYFHADVGNTTDIEQMIAFATYRFGRLDILHNNALFTVVGRIGDLTLEGWKKTLDISLTGYWYAIKMALQPMLKQGKGAIINTASVSGLAGDYTLGVYNAVKAGVVNISRVTGIEYARKGIRCNAICPGPILTPPLQRLGQSHPETFARIKEAIPMGRYGEPQEIANVALFLASDEASFITGAFIVADGGLWAHSGMPSLSGQGPEW